The following proteins come from a genomic window of Eubalaena glacialis isolate mEubGla1 chromosome X, mEubGla1.1.hap2.+ XY, whole genome shotgun sequence:
- the ZIC3 gene encoding zinc finger protein ZIC 3 isoform X2, which translates to MTMLLDGGPQFPGLGVGSFGAPRHHEMPNREPAGIGLNPFGDSPHAAAAAAAAFKLSPAAAHDLSSGQSSAFTPQGSGYANALGHHHHHHHHHHHAGQVPSYGGAASAAFNSTRDFLFRQRGSGLGEAASGGGQHGLFAGSASSLHAPAGIPEPPGYLLFPGLHEQGAGHPSPTGHVDNNQVHLGLRGELFGRADPYRPVASPRTDPYTAGAQFPNYSPMNMNMGVNVAAHHGPGAFFRYMRQPIKQELSCKWIDEAQLSRPKKSCDRTFSTMHELVTHVTMEHVGGPEQNNHVCYWEECPREGKSFKAKYKLVNHIRVHTGEKPFPCPFPGCGKIFARSENLKIHKRTHTGEKPFKCEFEGCDRRFANSSDRKKHMHVHTSDKPYICKVCDKSYTHPSSLRKHMKCCPAWYPGQSLIPDEELDTDVGMQQPALHNTTYPKCRVNAEPTVQEMIY; encoded by the exons ATGACGATGCTCCTGGACGGAGGCCCGCAGTTCCCCGGGCTGGGAGTGGGCAGCTTCGGCGCGCCGCGCCACCACGAGATGCCCAACCGCGAGCCGGCGGGCATTGGGCTGAATCCCTTCGGGGACTCGCcccacgccgccgccgccgccgccgctgccttCAAGCTGAGCCCCGCCGCGGCTCACGATCTGTCTTCCGGCCAGAGCTCGGCGTTCACGCCGCAGGGTTCGGGTTACGCCAACGCCCTgggccatcatcaccatcaccatcaccaccatcaccacgcCGGCCAGGTGCCCAGCTACGGCGGTGCCGCCTCCGCCGCCTTCAACTCCACTCGCGACTTTCTGTTCCGCCAGCGCGGCTCTGGGCTCGGCGAGGCGGCCTCGGGTGGCGGGCAGCACGGGCTCTTCGCCGGCTCGGCGAGCAGCCTGCACGCTCCGGCTGGCATTCCTGAGCCCCCCGGCTACCTGCTCTTCCCCGGGCTGCACGAGCAGGGCGCCGGGCACCCGTCGCCCACCGGGCACGTGGACAACAACCAGGTCCACCTGGGGCTGCGCGGAGAGCTGTTCGGCCGCGCCGACCCGTACCGCCCGGTGGCCAGCCCGCGCACGGACCCCTACACGGCCGGCGCGCAGTTCCCTAACTACAGCCCCATGAACATGAACATGGGCGTGAACGTGGCGGCCCACCACGGGCCCGGCGCCTTCTTCCGTTACATGCGGCAGCCCATCAAGCAGGAGCTGTCGTGCAAGTGGATCGACGAGGCTCAGCTGAGCCGGCCCAAGAAGAGCTGCGACCGGACCTTCAGCACCATGCACGAGTTGGTGACACATGTCACCATGGAGCATGTGGGGGGCCCGGAGCAGAACAACCACGTCTGCTACTGGGAGGAGTGCCCCCGCGAGGGCAAGTCCTTCAAGGCGAAGTACAAACTGGTCAATCACATTCGGGTGCACACGGGCGAGAAGCCCTTCCCTTGCCCCTTCCCGGGCTGCGGGAAGATCTTTGCCCGCTCCGAGAACCTCAAGATCCACAAGAGGACCCACACAG GTGAGAAACCGTTCAAATGTGAATTTGAAGGCTGTGACAGACGCTTTGCCAACAGCAGCGACCGCAAGAAGCACATGCACGTGCACACCTCGGACAAGCCCTATATCTGCAAAGTGTGCGACAAGTCCTACACGCACCCGAGCTCCCTGCGCAAGCACATGAAG tgtTGTCCTGCTTGGTATCCGGGACAGTCTCTAATTCCTGATGAAGAACTTGATACTGACGTTGGTATGCAGCAGCCAGCCCTCCATAACACTACCTATCCTAAATGCAGGGTTAATGCCGAACCTACTGTGCAAGAAATGATTTACTGA
- the ZIC3 gene encoding zinc finger protein ZIC 3 isoform X1 gives MTMLLDGGPQFPGLGVGSFGAPRHHEMPNREPAGIGLNPFGDSPHAAAAAAAAFKLSPAAAHDLSSGQSSAFTPQGSGYANALGHHHHHHHHHHHAGQVPSYGGAASAAFNSTRDFLFRQRGSGLGEAASGGGQHGLFAGSASSLHAPAGIPEPPGYLLFPGLHEQGAGHPSPTGHVDNNQVHLGLRGELFGRADPYRPVASPRTDPYTAGAQFPNYSPMNMNMGVNVAAHHGPGAFFRYMRQPIKQELSCKWIDEAQLSRPKKSCDRTFSTMHELVTHVTMEHVGGPEQNNHVCYWEECPREGKSFKAKYKLVNHIRVHTGEKPFPCPFPGCGKIFARSENLKIHKRTHTGEKPFKCEFEGCDRRFANSSDRKKHMHVHTSDKPYICKVCDKSYTHPSSLRKHMKVHESQGSDSSPAASSGYESSTPPAIASANSKDTTKTPSAVQTSTSHNPGLPPNFNEWYV, from the exons ATGACGATGCTCCTGGACGGAGGCCCGCAGTTCCCCGGGCTGGGAGTGGGCAGCTTCGGCGCGCCGCGCCACCACGAGATGCCCAACCGCGAGCCGGCGGGCATTGGGCTGAATCCCTTCGGGGACTCGCcccacgccgccgccgccgccgccgctgccttCAAGCTGAGCCCCGCCGCGGCTCACGATCTGTCTTCCGGCCAGAGCTCGGCGTTCACGCCGCAGGGTTCGGGTTACGCCAACGCCCTgggccatcatcaccatcaccatcaccaccatcaccacgcCGGCCAGGTGCCCAGCTACGGCGGTGCCGCCTCCGCCGCCTTCAACTCCACTCGCGACTTTCTGTTCCGCCAGCGCGGCTCTGGGCTCGGCGAGGCGGCCTCGGGTGGCGGGCAGCACGGGCTCTTCGCCGGCTCGGCGAGCAGCCTGCACGCTCCGGCTGGCATTCCTGAGCCCCCCGGCTACCTGCTCTTCCCCGGGCTGCACGAGCAGGGCGCCGGGCACCCGTCGCCCACCGGGCACGTGGACAACAACCAGGTCCACCTGGGGCTGCGCGGAGAGCTGTTCGGCCGCGCCGACCCGTACCGCCCGGTGGCCAGCCCGCGCACGGACCCCTACACGGCCGGCGCGCAGTTCCCTAACTACAGCCCCATGAACATGAACATGGGCGTGAACGTGGCGGCCCACCACGGGCCCGGCGCCTTCTTCCGTTACATGCGGCAGCCCATCAAGCAGGAGCTGTCGTGCAAGTGGATCGACGAGGCTCAGCTGAGCCGGCCCAAGAAGAGCTGCGACCGGACCTTCAGCACCATGCACGAGTTGGTGACACATGTCACCATGGAGCATGTGGGGGGCCCGGAGCAGAACAACCACGTCTGCTACTGGGAGGAGTGCCCCCGCGAGGGCAAGTCCTTCAAGGCGAAGTACAAACTGGTCAATCACATTCGGGTGCACACGGGCGAGAAGCCCTTCCCTTGCCCCTTCCCGGGCTGCGGGAAGATCTTTGCCCGCTCCGAGAACCTCAAGATCCACAAGAGGACCCACACAG GTGAGAAACCGTTCAAATGTGAATTTGAAGGCTGTGACAGACGCTTTGCCAACAGCAGCGACCGCAAGAAGCACATGCACGTGCACACCTCGGACAAGCCCTATATCTGCAAAGTGTGCGACAAGTCCTACACGCACCCGAGCTCCCTGCGCAAGCACATGAAG GTTCATGAATCTCAAGGGTCAGATTCCTCCCCTGCTGCCAGTTCAGGCTATGAATCTTCCACTCCACCCGCTATAGCTTCTGCAAACAGTAAAGATACCACTAAAACCCCTTCTGCAGTTCAAACTAGCACCAGCCACAACCCTGGACTTCCTCCCAATTTTAACGAATGGTACGTCTGA